AAGAGGGGATGAGAAGCACTGACAAATAGTTTTGCATCAGTACCTCCGTGCCCCGTAGCCCCTGGTGCCTACAGATGCCATCTGTGTGCAGGGTGGTTAACAGGACAGTGCCCTGACCCCAGTATGACATTACCATATTACAGCCTCGCAATCACAGGACATTTTTTCTGAGTTCCTAGGGTAGCATAAGCCCAGCTGCTGGGTGAGAGGCTGAAGCTCAGTAGTACAAGGGCAAGAAGCAGTTTGTCTCTGCTGCAGGTCACTGCACACCTCTGTGAACACCTATGCTGAAAACACCTGGCTTTTGCTTTCTGCACAGAGCATTTGCTCTTGGGACACTGGTGAGTCCAATGTCTTTTCTGCCTGAGCATGGAGCTGCCTAAATAGCTGTTTTCAAACAGGTTTGAAACACAGATTAGAGGTGCTTATGAAGAACAgttgcagctgcctgtgctgcattGGTATGGGCACAcagggtgatttttttcctaatagtaCAGGTGTGGTGCTGGGACACAGCCTCAGCCAGGCTTGGCTCACACACTGCTGCAACACCAGTGACCCTTGGGAAAGCCATTACGGTCACCTGGGCTGTTTTAAGTAATACACAGATTGTCCCTTTTAGTTCCCATGCTAGGTTTCCAGGAgattctgcagagctgcagctacCCTCCTGTCACCCCGTGCCTGGCAAGCCTGCCTCCAGGAAGAAGCAGGGGTCCCCCAAATCATCCCTCTACAGACTTCCCTGTCTTAAATGGTCACTGTGTCTCAAGAGTTAACCAAGAGTTAGCAAGAGGTTAGCATGCACCCACAGGCTGGGGGAAATAGCATCATTCCTCTCTGTATCAACGTGTGTGTACTTCAGTGCATACTGCACCTTTTCCACTGTGACACTTTCCTGGGTTGGGAAAACTTTTTGGAGCAAATGTTAATAACTGTAAGTAGCCCCAGTGATGTGGCTGTGAATATCCACCGTGTACAGAGATGTCAGCGTGTGTGTGTTAGCACGGGCCTTGGTGGGATCCCCGTGGAGTTTTGGCAAGAGCTACGCTGCTTTCTCGTCCCCAGTCACCGTCGATGTTCTTCTCAGGTTTTCCTTGACTTTAATGAATTCTGGTGCATggtcttcctccttctcttgctCTTTCTCCAACTGTAAAAAAGAAGAGTTGCCGTTACCCGTGTGTGCTGAAGGACAAAAGCACATCAGCTACATTCAAATGGTGGGTTTCATTTTTGCTGGGTGTCTGCTTGCTATTGCCTAACGCTACAGGAGTGTGCATTGCACTTGTGGGTGCTCTCTTTTTCCAAACCATTATACTGGAGGCGTGTTCACCCCGAGTCTCTTTGGCAGCAAAGGCGGCCTGTGAGCCTTGGGAAAAGCTCTCAGCATTAGGTTATTGCCTAAGGTGGGGTAAGTCATTGTATTGCCTCAATTTTATATGCAAGTCTTTATGGATCTGTACCTAAGCCACCTTGTTTCACAGTCCTGGTTCTCTGAGAATGCTGGGCTTTAATTTTCACGTGACCTTGGCTTTGCTGGTAGTATTGCAAGGGAACTGTTGTGTCATAAATGAAGTAAACTAGACTCATCCATTTGTAGTAAAAATACTGGCAAAGCTGGACAGGGAATGACATTATTTTCAGTGTCAACAAACCTGCTTGCTGCTTGCAGTGGTTTGGGTAAGAGGGCAGGTACAGGGCACCTGGGGCACGGCTGTGCTGCTGACAAGTGCCCATGCTGAATAATGCTCTCCCAGGCATATTTTTTGGCAGGATACTTGCAGAAACTGCTCCCAGAAGCAGATTGGGTGTGATCTCGGCAGGGTTTGAACCTTCCAGCACTTTTGTAACCTCTTACCCTGTATGCCAGAGTCCTGAGCACCCCTGTGGTGAGTGCTGCAACAGCCCCTGTGCTATTTGGGAGACCCAGGGCCAGTGAAGGTCCTGGGCGAGGTTGTACAAATAAGGTGGATcccactgtgaggatgagggtgctgcagctgcatggaGCAGGAGTGAAGGGTGTCCTCTGGCTCCCGATTATGAAGGGGTAGCAATGCTATACCTCGTGTTGAGCCTCAGCCCACTCATCTCCCCTATTGTCTCTGCCTTGTGTGGGGTGATTAAAATAACCCAGGGCAGCTGAAAACTCAGTTCTACCTGATCCAGCCTCTGGTGCCTTTTTAATAGCTCCTTTTCAAAAGGAGACTGCAATTTCtttgcctcttcctcctccttcttctgccTGATGATCTGGTTTCGCCGACGGTGCTCGAGCACCCGCTGCAGCTCCGGTTTGCTCTCCATGCTCAAACCTCTGTGGATAGAAAGCAGATAAATCAACATCCAGAGCACCCTAGGGTGTAACCACAGGCAGCCCAGCAACCTCAGACCTCTTCTTCATCCTAAGTGGAAGCATGAGAGACCTGGTCCGGGAACCAGTCCTGGTGCACAAGGCTTTGAGGGTCTTACTGGGAGCACCTTACTGCTGGGACGGTGTCTTGGGCCACCTGCCTTGGATGGGCACTGCATTTGCAGTCTGTGTATGGGGCTTGTGGTGCTGGAAATTCTGCTAATCCCATCACATTGCGGTGCTACAGCTTTCTGTGCCGGGTGTGGGAACGGGACCTTCTGCGGGCTCCCACTGTCGCTCATTTTCATGATGTCGGTGCCAGATTGAGCCGCGCTGAAGGCACTTTCAATGCTGGcgatttttttcctgccagcaGGGGTAGTCAGTGATCTGCAGGAACTGTCctggcagctcctctcctccccgGCCACCCCAGCTGTGCTTCAGAGCTGAGGGCTACCTATCTGCATATTGACATGGTGAGTTTGGGTCAAGAGGCCAAAATGAGCTGTCCTTTTCTCCTGGAAGCCAGAGCATTTGCTGACGGTGCGGGCACCTGCTCCCCTTGAGCTGCCTGAAGCATCTCAGAGTGTTAGATCAGTGGTTGGACAtgatggtcttttccaaccaaaatgattctgtgacgcGAGGCTGCTTCAAGCCCTGTTCTGTGAGGGGTGGGATCATGGGGAAGGAGTCATGACAAGGACATGCAGGCAAGGAATGAATATGTGGTAAAGAAATTCTCCAAGCATTTCAGAAATCTAATGCTTTGAATATGGCCATGCCTGAATTGAGACACTAAGATTTACCTCCTGTGGCTGACCCCAGCTGCCTTCCCACCAGCTTCTGCTCCCTTGCAAATAGATGTGTAGGGCTATGAGTGAATGTGAAAGTCCAGATGTGCTCCTGCATGTCTGTGGGACAATTGCTGCCCTCTCAGATAGTGGTTTGACCAGCTCATCTCTTCCATGCCAAAAGGAAAAATTCCTTCAGCTTCCTGGCTTAAATTGCTGAAGTGGTGACTCGAGCCCTAGCCTAGCCTGGCAaaccctgaagctgctgggcaGTCTAGCATTTGCTGATTTCAGGTGAGACTTTAGTGCAACTGCAGAGTTTCATGTCTCTGAAGAACAGATTGTTAAGTAGTCAAGGCTGCATTTATGCAGGCTATTCTCTGCAATAGCAACTGGAATGTAAGTAATCTTGCAAGAGAATACAGGACTAGAAGTAGTTGGCTGAATTTGTATTTTTGAGGAGAAGGTATCAAAGACCTTGTAGCTGTCACACACAAGGGGGAGCAGTGGGGCCTGACCACTTCTATGGTCTGGGTTTAACACTCATTTAAATCAAGTGCCATTGGATTTGATGTCCCTGTGGGTGAAGGTCTGTTTTGAGGAGGTGAAGGGACCTCCCCATGTCTGTGCTAAGGATGTCCCTGGACACAATGTGCTATTAATGCAAAGCTCAGTACCGGGAAGTTTCTGTTGACCAGGGGCTGGATGGTTTCTGCTAAGGTCATTTGAAAGCAGAGACCTCAAACCCTGTGGACTATGGAGATTTTTTGGGAAGGTGGCAGGCACTGAGGTGATATCTCACATCATGAGGAACTGAACTGGCTGGCACGACAGGGAAATGCTCTCCAGATGCAGCAAACCTCTGTGCTGTCACAACATGGCTGGGGACCAGTACTTGCATCCTTCCAGTGCCACATTTAACGATGATTCCtattgtaatttcttttttttttgctttatgacAGCACAAATTTGATGGCAACATTAGTGAGGGCAGCTGTAGTGTTGACCCCAGAGCTTTCACAGTGATTTTTCAAGGTAGGAAGAGTTTGGATGCTGTAGAAATGCTTTTCCCAAGTTTTGAGAGAAGGAAAACCTGCCTTGGCTTGCTGGAGACACAGCTTGCAGTGTTGCCTGTGGATTTGTTGCCACTCTTTGATTTAATCAGCCTGTAATGTTAATACCCAGAGGTGTTGACTAAGATAAGGGTTTTTGTTGCACAAGTTGCTGATTTAAGTGGCTTCTCACTGCTgcttaagaggaaaaaacaacaacaaagcagaAGCAGGATTGGATTGTAGGTACTTCTTCCCTGTCTAACTCTCTAGTAACATATAGCAGGAACCAAAACTGATGGATTCAAGAGTGACAAGAAACCAGTAGCAATGTATTATTGTTTGCAGTAAGATGTGTTTCCCATatttgctgaaaaatatttggGAGGCCAGAGCCAAAGCAGGTTTAGGCTGGTGTCTGAGTTGTACAGGACTGAGGAGAGGGATCAGAAGATGTAGGATGGCTGCACTAGGGCTGCCTCCTGCTAGTGTCTGATGGCACATGAGGGACATAACATGGTGGCAGGCACAGAACCAGAATACAAAGTGATGACGTATTTTTTTTGGCTAGTTTGCAGTTCAGCTCAGTCTGATGTTGTGGGGTCTGTATCCTGTCTGCTGCCAGGTCTATATCTCATCTGTATCCTGTCTCTGCTACCTCTGGTGCAGGGATTTCTTGACTCTCTGTTCCATCATGGTCAGACTGGAATCATGTTCTGTGAGGTGAAAGCCAATGCTGGTGGGTGAGCCTTTAAACTAAGCAAAGTCACTAGGCAGCATATGGTCACCCTCAAGCCAGACAGTTCTAAAGTTATCTGGTTGGTATAGTTACATCAGCCTTGATGCTGGAGAACAGGCTGGACAGGGTCCCTGTAATTAATTCTTCTGGTTTGGGGAAAATCAAATCAAACCCAAGGCCAGCCAGTGCCAGTATTGATGAATGCACCCCACTGGCAGGCTTGATTGTTTGCTGAATTAATCCATGTGCCTGGTTCTCGTGAGGACTGTAGTCCTGTGGAACAGAGGCTGCGCTCCTTTTAATTAGACGGCCAAAGTGCTGATGTGTCAGCAGATTTCAGGGCGTTCAGAAAATGTCAATATAAAGCCAGAAGATGTCTTGCTGTGCTTAAAAGCCTCTGAACTGAATATGCTTTTATTGCAGTGATGTTGAGGCGGTTGCCTCAGAGGAGTGACATGGTTACAGGTTCTCAGTCACTGCTGTTATTTTCCTAATATTGTATCTGTGTCCCCAAAGAGTTGCATTGGGGTGATGAGGTAGGAAGTCAGGAATGTGAATTCTAGCCTACCTTTGCCCATTTGGTTTTTAGGGAGGTGGTGGTTAGCCTTCTCCTTGTACAAATAGTCTCACTCTGGTTATCtctgctgcccagaggggtttgtggagtctccttccttggaggtcttcaagacctgcccggacatgttcctatgtgacctgatctaggtgaacctacttctacagggagattggactagatgacctctaaaggtcccttccaacccctaccattctatgattcaatggcTCCATCCAGCCTGCACCTCTTGCTGCCTCTGGGTTGATCTTAAAGCAGACAGGAATGCTGTACATTGCTGGGGACTTGACAAATCAGTGGTGCAGACAGAAAGAACAGGACCAGGGGGAAAGCATGTGTGGGGCATTGAAAAAGGAGCCATAGGGATGCCTCACATCTTCCAGCACTTGTGCTTCGATGTGGGTAGAAATAGCAAACAGCTCTGAAAAGTGCTGAGTGATGCTTCAGGATGGCAGAGAAGGAGGCttttaattctgcttttgttttaaaagaaactatcatggcagagaaaagggataCAGCAAGTTTTATGCTGTTTGCAAATGAAAGGATTTATTGTGCCTTTCCAGCTCAACACTGTCACTGGTGCTTGTGCctcagctgctgagctctggaCCTCTCAGACCACTCCAGTGGCAGGCTGCAACCTCCTCTTACCTTTTGTGGTTcatcagcagctctctgtgcaGCTCTTGGTGGCTCTTTGAGGCTTTTACAGGGTTTAGGAGCTTTTTAGGTTTGATGAGGTCTGGGTTTCCATCTATGTAGTCTGGGTGGGTCAGGATATTCTCACCCTCTGGTCGCTGTATTTCCGTGTACATCGATgctggaagaaaagagagatgttTGCCTCAGAAGTCTCACCCTGCTGTGGTGTGGACTGGAGCTCTCCTCCTCATGACAAGACAGAGGAGAAGAGCTGGTGCATGCCctggctgctcaccacccatgTCAGTGCCTGTGTGCACGTGCCTCTCACAAAATATTCCCTTTGCACCAGTGATGAGACACATTAATTAGATCACTTAAATTATCTGCCTCTCACTCGCTTCAGTGGCTGCAGTGTTTAGTGCCAAGGATGAATTAATGCAAGACAGTCAGACTAAAACTGGAAACAGCCATGGATGAGgtctgtgctgagctgctgctttggtcATCATGGCTGAGGCTGTTGGTCCCTTAGCACAAGGAGATGCTCTGGGGTGTGAGAGGCTTCTGAAACACAGGCCTGAAGAAATGCTGCTGTACCTGAAAATCCTCGTCAAGGAAAGATTTTTCTGATAGCCTGCTGGCCTGATAGTCAGAATTGAGCCCAATGCCAAGAAAACTATGTGATCATGCTGTAATAATTTGTATGTTCTGGATGTAAGAACAAGAGCCCACTGTTTTGGAAGCGATGGCAGCTTGGATTTCAGGCAAACCACAGGACATGTTCATTGTTGGTATTTTCCAAGTGCCTcacatttctcctttaaaaaaaaccctatacaAAGTGGGTAGAAAGCACAAGTTATAACACAAACTGCATGTGGTGGGCTGCCTCTTTAAATGTGGAGCGCAGTGGAGCTGCCTGCAATTATTCAGAATACGGTCTAATCAGGGGCTCAGAAAGAGCAATTTATTCCTGACTATTGGCTTGAGTAATTTGGAAGTTTACCAGTAAGAACAAAAAGTCCCAGGAAGAGAGTGTAGGCAGCTCCGTGTCTGTCAGTGTCTCattattactgtattttttgGGGAGCCTAGTGTGAAGTTATATGGTTTGGTGGGGTAGCAAGGAAAATAGTTGTTCAGtaattttttccctctctcttatTGCAATCTCATGTAAGGAAtaaaaccctttaaaaaaagaaatcaatgaaAAAGGCAAGAGAAAGCATGCTAGGTTGTTCTTTCATAGTCAGTAAATGCTTATCAAATGTGAAGTGCATTGCAATCAAACAGAATTGTGTAAGGAATAATACTGCTGAAGAAATGATTCAATATCAAACAACTTCTCATTGAATGTTAATGTAGCCAATGCCCTACTGCTTtgggaacaaaagaaaacaaatcagatGCCATTACATGAGTGTAATTGGGGTGAAGAGTTCGGTACGTATTTAAAGGGCACTTGGAAGCTGGAACCAGTGATTTCTTGTatcaaattattttcctctagGATCACACACTATTGCTGGCAGAAGGGAAGGTGGCGTGGTTTGATGTTTGATGGCAAGTGCCAGGCTGACTGAAACCTCTGTGGAGCTGGACTCCACAGGCTGAAATTGAGGGCTAAACATTGCCTTCCAGAGAGATGCAGGGACTGAAGAACAGCCAAGGGTTAAGGCAGCACAGTTTGCTGGCTAATTTTTGTTAGGTGAAAGCCAGGTTTTGAACAGTGAGAAAACAGGTTTTTGCTGGGGTAaaattgcttctctttttttttcttcttttacttcttCCCTTTTTGGTCTTCTTTTTTCAGGAGAAGAGACAAAAGACAAGGGAGGAAGATACAAAAGCAAAGGCTCGTTTTGGCATGAATGAAGTAGCTGAGCTCCCATTTCAAATGGCAAAGCAATGCCttcatttttcaaacaaaaaagtctCTCCAACTTAACAAAAATGCcaggtgtttttttaagaaacatcatTTTTGGACAGCTACACTAAGAGACTACACTCTGTCACTGTGTTGTCCTGTCACCCTTTTCCCACCGTTCCTGTGCCGTTGGTTAGACCAGAGCTGCCTCCATGACAGAGATGTCTGCACTTGCTCATGTGCTGGGTGCCAAATCCTGCCCCATGGCAGGAGAAGGGCTGGGACATATTGCTATTAGATTTGTACATCCTAAGTCTGCCTGTTGTGCTCTATCAGGGGACAATGAAGTGAGCAGTGAGCGTGGAGGGGTTACACAGTCAACCAAGCCTGAAGGACCAACCTGGGTGCTGTAAATGGCTGTAACTTTGGTGGTTTTTTCTATACCAAGTAGCTCTCAGCTACTGCTGCCAAGCTATACTAGCTCTTGGGGCACTAGAGCAGCACTGTTActtataaaatactgttttcccCCTACCTCAGTACTGTATGGGTTTCCTTTTGCAGTATAGTAGTGGGAGTCTCTTCTTCCCTACCTCCACAGCCCATATGCTGGGAGATTCTCTTGTGGCCACATCCACACAGGGCTGACACCTCGCAGCA
This window of the Colius striatus isolate bColStr4 chromosome 15, bColStr4.1.hap1, whole genome shotgun sequence genome carries:
- the FAM107A gene encoding actin-associated protein FAM107A codes for the protein MQARAQPGRSSSVSSHSPMSWGTGQHLPLGLPRATLQKSASMYTEIQRPEGENILTHPDYIDGNPDLIKPKKLLNPVKASKSHQELHRELLMNHKRGLSMESKPELQRVLEHRRRNQIIRQKKEEEEAKKLQSPFEKELLKRHQRLDQLEKEQEKEEDHAPEFIKVKENLRRTSTVTGDEKAA